In the genome of Synergistaceae bacterium, one region contains:
- a CDS encoding four-carbon acid sugar kinase family protein, whose product MVLLLVIADDFTGALDTGVQFSKKNVPTLVTTNENIDVKSIGVDVEVLVVDIESRHSSPEQAYAAVHRIVKNAVREGVPCFYKKTDSALRGNIGAELSALLDASDEKTLAFVPAFPKSKRVTIKGIQYIEGVELGKSIFSEDPFEPVKMSSVAEIIRQQTTLPTVNISTNNYDNTETTPHERTICVYDAQSDEDLVRLGAALKKSGSLRALAGCAGFAETLSELMGLRAEKIAWEGNKKNILIVSGSVNQKTIDQMNYAKKAGYHVITLSTEQKLDRGFHTREECDRLVENVSGLLSRTGKAIIEAVSERGQILESDRYARQKGIPSNELRHLISENIAQIVRQILDKADVGNLVIFGGDTLYSVMKKIKCEGIIPLLEISPGVVAAKTISISHGFRVITKSGGLGNEDVIKVIDNFIFGVQHHD is encoded by the coding sequence ATGGTTTTACTTTTGGTGATCGCGGATGATTTCACAGGAGCGCTGGATACCGGCGTCCAATTTTCAAAAAAAAATGTGCCGACCTTGGTGACAACGAATGAAAATATCGACGTCAAATCGATAGGCGTTGACGTGGAGGTACTTGTTGTCGATATCGAGTCGAGACATTCGTCGCCGGAGCAAGCTTACGCGGCCGTACATCGAATCGTCAAAAACGCCGTTCGCGAGGGAGTCCCGTGCTTTTACAAAAAAACCGACTCGGCCCTGCGCGGTAATATCGGAGCAGAACTTTCAGCGCTGCTCGACGCGTCGGACGAAAAGACACTCGCCTTCGTGCCCGCTTTTCCAAAGAGTAAACGCGTCACCATAAAGGGCATTCAGTATATAGAGGGTGTGGAACTCGGCAAGTCTATTTTCTCGGAGGACCCCTTTGAACCTGTCAAAATGAGTTCCGTGGCGGAAATCATACGTCAGCAGACGACACTACCCACGGTGAACATTTCGACGAATAATTACGATAATACCGAAACGACACCCCACGAACGGACGATTTGTGTATACGACGCACAGAGCGATGAGGATTTAGTGCGGCTTGGCGCCGCCCTTAAAAAATCCGGAAGTCTGCGAGCTCTTGCCGGTTGCGCCGGTTTCGCCGAAACACTTTCCGAACTGATGGGCTTGCGCGCGGAGAAAATAGCGTGGGAAGGCAACAAAAAAAATATTCTAATAGTATCGGGCAGCGTCAACCAGAAAACCATAGACCAGATGAATTATGCGAAAAAAGCTGGCTACCACGTTATCACATTGTCGACGGAGCAGAAGTTGGACAGGGGATTTCACACACGCGAAGAGTGCGATAGGCTTGTCGAAAATGTATCCGGCCTTCTTTCGCGCACCGGCAAAGCGATTATAGAAGCCGTCAGCGAACGAGGACAGATACTGGAGTCCGATAGATACGCCAGGCAAAAAGGTATCCCCTCGAATGAACTCCGGCACCTCATAAGCGAGAACATAGCCCAAATAGTGAGACAAATTCTGGACAAAGCCGATGTGGGGAATCTCGTAATTTTTGGTGGCGATACTTTGTATAGCGTTATGAAAAAGATCAAATGTGAGGGGATAATCCCGCTGCTCGAAATATCCCCCGGCGTCGTCGCCGCGAAGACGATTTCAATTTCTCACGGCTTCCGCGTCATCACCAAATCTGGCGGGTTGGGAAACGAAGACGTAATAAAAGTTATCGATAATTTCATATTCGGAGTTCAACATCATGACTAA
- a CDS encoding 4Fe-4S binding protein, which translates to MPNVDYKALKNGGFIPQKQKDNFSLRLKVIGGNFTAEQLIAIANVSKKYGDGHVHLTSRQGVEIPFMRLEDIDSVKSELSDGGVFIGVCGPRVRTVTACQGNQICSSGCIDTYALAVEISERYLGRELPHKFKFGVTGCRNNCLKAEENDLGVKGGYLPHWEKTSCVLCGVCVKACRANALSVSAGCVVLDKEKCNNCGRCAKSCPTDAWKGESGYILSFGGTFGNMIVRGNEIFPIIKDKATLFRVTDAALDFFEKHAKPSERFRIAIDRTGWDVFKTAMEKAYHA; encoded by the coding sequence ATGCCCAATGTGGATTACAAGGCTCTGAAAAACGGTGGCTTTATACCCCAAAAGCAGAAAGACAATTTTTCTCTGCGGTTGAAAGTGATCGGAGGCAACTTTACCGCTGAGCAACTTATTGCCATCGCGAACGTATCGAAAAAATACGGCGATGGTCACGTACACCTAACCTCACGTCAGGGAGTCGAAATACCTTTTATGAGGCTTGAGGATATTGATTCCGTCAAGTCGGAGTTGTCCGATGGCGGAGTCTTTATAGGGGTTTGCGGACCGAGAGTACGCACCGTGACAGCTTGTCAAGGCAACCAAATTTGTTCCAGTGGCTGTATCGATACCTACGCGCTGGCTGTAGAGATATCCGAACGATATTTAGGAAGAGAACTGCCTCACAAGTTCAAATTTGGGGTGACCGGTTGCCGGAACAACTGCCTCAAAGCGGAAGAAAACGATCTTGGGGTCAAAGGCGGCTACTTGCCCCACTGGGAGAAAACATCGTGTGTCCTCTGCGGAGTCTGTGTCAAGGCTTGTCGCGCAAACGCGCTGTCTGTATCTGCCGGCTGCGTCGTTTTGGACAAAGAAAAGTGTAACAACTGTGGAAGATGCGCTAAATCTTGCCCAACGGACGCGTGGAAAGGAGAATCCGGTTATATTCTTTCTTTTGGAGGTACTTTTGGAAATATGATCGTGAGGGGTAATGAGATTTTCCCGATTATTAAAGACAAGGCAACGCTTTTCCGGGTTACTGACGCCGCTTTGGATTTTTTCGAGAAACACGCTAAACCCAGCGAACGCTTTCGTATCGCCATTGACCGAACCGGTTGGGACGTGTTCAAAACGGCTATGGAGAAGGCTTATCATGCCTGA
- a CDS encoding sulfurtransferase TusA family protein — MGRVQNGYGEGLSCLITSYIVDQIVDITDVVCPVTFIKAKVALEELELGQVLSIRMNDGEPVQNMPRSVKEEEHEILKLLDNGDSTWSLIARKA, encoded by the coding sequence TTGGGACGTGTTCAAAACGGCTATGGAGAAGGCTTATCATGCCTGATTACATCTTACATCGTAGACCAGATCGTCGACATTACCGATGTCGTTTGTCCCGTTACCTTCATCAAAGCAAAGGTGGCTTTGGAAGAACTTGAACTTGGACAAGTGCTTTCCATTCGGATGAACGACGGAGAACCGGTGCAAAATATGCCGCGCAGTGTCAAAGAAGAGGAACATGAGATCTTGAAGCTGCTCGATAATGGGGATAGTACCTGGAGCCTCATTGCGCGAAAAGCGTGA